A genomic stretch from Candidatus Dormiibacterota bacterium includes:
- a CDS encoding branched-chain amino acid ABC transporter permease codes for MKSIGIWGWVATAILFVLLLLAPQLAPRLHLALTICTDVLLFAIAAMAVNLLLGYTGVLPFGNAAFFGLGAYGAGLSIQNLHVGFITSLAIGTLAGVVGALLIGPFLLRRRGIYFALLMIAFGQVFYFIAYRFTNVTGGEDGMNFTRPALEGFGIHLQDAGFYYAILLIFTLVVAGFWLLVRSPFGRTLVAIKQNEVRARYLGLNTDRFIFVALLISAAIEGLAGACYGLSIMFAYPLLLDWHQSGDIVLMTILGGAGTIFGPLVGAIIYVIGEDILSTALPWWQIPLGALFVACVLGFPKGLLGTALDLLPGRKNRIEPGHDLDFAAPIIADRETTR; via the coding sequence GTGAAGTCGATCGGCATCTGGGGATGGGTGGCCACGGCCATTCTCTTCGTACTGCTCCTACTCGCTCCGCAACTCGCTCCGCGATTGCATCTCGCGTTGACGATTTGCACCGACGTGCTCCTCTTCGCGATTGCCGCCATGGCGGTGAATCTGCTGCTCGGATATACGGGCGTGCTGCCGTTCGGAAACGCCGCGTTTTTCGGCCTTGGCGCGTACGGCGCCGGCCTTTCGATCCAGAACCTCCACGTCGGCTTCATCACCTCGCTTGCCATCGGCACGCTCGCCGGAGTCGTAGGCGCTCTGCTCATCGGGCCGTTCTTGCTGCGGCGTCGCGGTATTTATTTCGCACTTTTGATGATCGCGTTCGGCCAGGTATTCTACTTCATCGCCTATCGCTTCACCAACGTCACCGGCGGCGAAGACGGCATGAACTTCACGCGGCCGGCGCTCGAGGGATTCGGCATTCACTTACAGGACGCGGGTTTCTATTATGCGATCCTTCTTATTTTCACGCTGGTCGTTGCCGGATTTTGGCTGTTGGTTCGTTCGCCGTTCGGGCGCACGCTGGTCGCTATCAAGCAGAACGAAGTGCGCGCGCGATACCTCGGCCTCAATACCGACCGCTTCATCTTCGTTGCGCTACTGATCTCGGCCGCGATCGAGGGTCTCGCGGGCGCCTGTTACGGACTATCGATCATGTTTGCGTATCCGTTGCTTCTGGACTGGCATCAGTCCGGCGACATCGTGCTCATGACGATTCTCGGCGGCGCGGGGACGATCTTCGGGCCGCTGGTCGGAGCGATCATTTACGTGATCGGCGAAGACATTCTCTCGACGGCCCTGCCGTGGTGGCAGATTCCGCTGGGCGCCTTGTTTGTCGCATGCGTACTGGGCTTTCCAAAGGGCTTGCTCGGAACCGCGCTCGATCTTCTTCCCGGGCGCAAGAACCGGATAGAGCCGGGCCACGATCTCGACTTCGCCGCACCCATCATCGCCGATCGGGAGACGACACGATGA
- a CDS encoding ABC transporter ATP-binding protein translates to MSDLLLEANGVGKHFGGVHAVDDVSLRVHAGSINAIIGPNGAGKTTFFNTLSGFYFPDAGHVSFVGVDVTRAPSYDRVRMGMGRTFQTSSVFPELTVYENLAVGIQSAGNLSFRFRTLSRGQRATLDQKVDRLLGFVGLGAVAHRPLAELAHGSQRLCEIAMSLSTDPKLVLLDEPMAGLAQAETSRVVSVIRKLHAELGLTVLFVEHNMRVVLSLAQQITVLDRGRVLAAGTPTEISANAEVREAYIGKEVIEHV, encoded by the coding sequence ATGAGCGATTTACTGCTCGAAGCCAACGGAGTCGGGAAACACTTCGGCGGCGTCCATGCCGTCGACGACGTTTCGCTGCGCGTACACGCGGGCTCGATCAACGCCATCATCGGGCCGAATGGCGCCGGCAAAACGACCTTCTTCAACACCCTCTCCGGATTCTATTTTCCGGATGCCGGACACGTATCGTTTGTCGGCGTCGACGTGACGCGAGCGCCGTCGTACGACCGCGTGCGGATGGGCATGGGACGAACGTTTCAAACCTCGAGCGTCTTTCCGGAACTCACGGTGTACGAAAACCTAGCGGTCGGGATCCAAAGCGCCGGCAACCTCTCGTTTCGCTTTCGGACGTTGAGCCGCGGGCAACGGGCCACGCTCGACCAAAAGGTCGACCGGCTGTTGGGCTTCGTCGGCCTGGGCGCCGTCGCGCACCGCCCGTTAGCCGAGCTGGCTCACGGGAGCCAGCGCTTGTGCGAAATCGCGATGAGCCTCTCCACGGATCCAAAACTCGTTCTTCTTGACGAACCCATGGCGGGACTGGCACAGGCGGAGACGTCGCGCGTCGTGTCCGTCATTCGCAAACTCCACGCCGAACTCGGCCTCACGGTGCTCTTCGTCGAGCACAACATGCGCGTCGTGCTCTCGTTGGCGCAGCAGATCACGGTACTCGATCGCGGCCGCGTTCTCGCAGCGGGAACGCCCACCGAGATTAGCGCGAATGCGGAAGTTCGCGAAGCATACATCGGCAAAGAGGTGATCGAGCATGTCTGA
- a CDS encoding ABC transporter ATP-binding protein, producing the protein MSEPLLRVENLNTYYGKSHILHDVSFEVGKGELVALLGLNGAGKTTTMRSILGLTRPRSGQVALNGVSVAGSPPHRIARMGVGYVPEGRRMFAGLTVLENLQLAENGRKGDWSIERVLQHLPKLRELSGRKAGRLSGGEQEMLAIGRAIVSNPTLMLIDEASQGLAPLIVEEVYRLIEELKQHGVAILLVEQNALLALKIADRAYVMDEGRIVYHGDAAALLKDRERIADLMGLNAGELAS; encoded by the coding sequence ATGTCTGAACCATTGCTTCGCGTTGAAAACCTGAACACGTACTACGGGAAAAGCCACATTCTCCACGACGTTTCTTTCGAAGTCGGCAAGGGCGAACTGGTGGCGCTGCTGGGCTTGAACGGCGCCGGAAAAACGACGACGATGCGCAGCATCCTCGGCTTGACGCGCCCGCGAAGCGGCCAGGTCGCCCTAAACGGAGTCTCGGTCGCCGGTTCGCCGCCGCATCGCATCGCGCGCATGGGCGTCGGCTACGTGCCCGAAGGACGCCGGATGTTCGCCGGGCTCACCGTTCTGGAAAACTTGCAACTTGCGGAGAACGGGCGCAAAGGCGACTGGTCGATCGAACGCGTCCTGCAACATCTGCCGAAGCTACGCGAACTCTCGGGACGCAAGGCGGGACGGCTTTCGGGCGGCGAACAAGAGATGCTTGCCATCGGGCGCGCGATCGTTTCGAATCCGACGCTGATGCTCATCGACGAGGCATCGCAGGGGTTGGCACCGCTGATCGTCGAGGAAGTCTACCGGCTGATCGAAGAACTCAAGCAGCACGGCGTCGCAATTTTGCTGGTCGAGCAAAACGCGTTGCTTGCATTGAAGATTGCCGACCGCGCATACGTGATGGATGAAGGGCGCATCGTCTATCACGGCGATGCGGCGGCGCTGTTGAAGGATCGCGAGCGTATCGCCGATCTCATGGGGCTGAACGCCGGAGAGCTGGCCTCTTAG
- a CDS encoding acyltransferase domain-containing protein: MRVGLLFPGQGSQHPGMFDRFTDDPAAADVFEEARDILGYDARTRNGFTERGSTVDVQIALLVCGIASARLLAANGVEARAVAGHSVGTFAAAVTAGALAFADAVRVVLERATAMETLFAGGYGMAAIVGLREAAVRSIVAAEAELGEPAYIANANGPTQFVLAGKNDALDRALVRARAAGARRADRLDVAVPSHCALLAPVQDRLESVLAGIEVRTPRIAYVGSVGARILRDARSVRADLAAGVAHEVRWCDALRTLVELDTTLLIEAVPGRVLTDLAQAAFPSVRAVSLEESSMRSLRALAAAP, from the coding sequence GTGCGGGTAGGGCTGCTGTTTCCCGGCCAAGGCTCGCAGCATCCGGGGATGTTCGATCGCTTTACCGACGATCCGGCGGCCGCGGATGTATTCGAAGAGGCGCGCGACATTCTCGGCTACGACGCGCGCACGCGAAACGGCTTCACGGAGCGAGGCTCGACGGTGGACGTGCAGATCGCGCTGCTCGTCTGCGGCATAGCGTCGGCGCGCTTGTTGGCGGCGAACGGGGTCGAAGCGCGCGCGGTCGCCGGGCATTCCGTCGGTACGTTCGCCGCCGCGGTTACCGCCGGAGCCCTTGCGTTCGCGGACGCAGTACGTGTCGTCTTGGAGCGCGCGACGGCCATGGAAACGTTGTTCGCCGGCGGCTACGGGATGGCGGCGATCGTCGGCCTGCGAGAGGCCGCGGTGCGCTCGATCGTGGCTGCGGAAGCGGAACTCGGCGAACCGGCATACATCGCCAACGCCAACGGGCCGACGCAATTCGTCCTCGCGGGGAAGAACGACGCTTTAGACCGCGCGCTGGTTCGAGCCCGAGCCGCGGGTGCACGCCGTGCCGATCGCCTCGATGTCGCCGTGCCCTCGCATTGTGCGTTGCTTGCGCCGGTGCAAGACCGGCTCGAATCCGTGCTCGCCGGCATCGAGGTACGCACGCCGCGCATCGCATATGTGGGCAGCGTCGGCGCGCGCATACTGCGCGATGCACGGAGCGTTCGTGCGGATCTCGCGGCCGGTGTCGCGCACGAAGTGCGCTGGTGCGATGCGTTAAGGACGCTCGTGGAGCTCGATACGACGCTGTTGATCGAAGCCGTACCGGGACGCGTACTCACCGACCTCGCACAAGCGGCATTCCCCTCGGTTCGAGCGGTCTCTCTCGAAGAGAGCAGTATGCGCTCGCTCCGCGCTTTAGCCGCAGCGCCCTAA
- a CDS encoding triphosphoribosyl-dephospho-CoA synthase: MIARRIASASLAQTAMQALIVEARLTPKPALVDGRGNGAHRDLSLALLVRSAHALRETFEEVAVACRNAGLDIALRERLGAIGRSGERRMLAATGGVNTHRGALWSLGLLVAACALTDASDARELATAASAIAALPDREGGSFPSNGARVREAFGVRGAPGEAADGFPHIVRVALPMLRAARARGEDDATARINALLAIMTTLEDTCLLHRGGTAALRIAQEGARAVLAAGGFATSRGAHAFSLLDAGLLARNASPGGAADLLAAAIFLDSIERRTCG, encoded by the coding sequence GTGATCGCACGTCGCATCGCGAGCGCATCGCTTGCACAAACCGCGATGCAAGCGCTGATTGTCGAAGCCCGGCTTACGCCTAAGCCCGCCCTTGTCGACGGCCGCGGAAACGGCGCGCACCGCGATCTTTCGCTCGCATTGCTCGTTCGTTCGGCGCACGCGCTGCGCGAGACGTTTGAGGAAGTTGCGGTCGCGTGCCGGAATGCCGGTTTGGATATCGCGTTACGGGAACGCCTAGGCGCCATCGGCCGTAGCGGCGAGCGGCGGATGTTGGCGGCGACCGGCGGGGTCAACACGCATCGCGGCGCGCTATGGTCGCTCGGGCTTTTGGTTGCCGCGTGCGCTCTCACCGATGCGAGCGATGCGCGAGAGCTTGCGACGGCGGCGAGCGCGATCGCGGCGCTGCCCGATCGCGAGGGCGGATCGTTTCCAAGCAACGGCGCGCGCGTGCGTGAGGCCTTCGGCGTTCGAGGAGCGCCCGGCGAGGCAGCGGACGGGTTTCCGCACATCGTGCGGGTCGCGCTTCCGATGCTGCGCGCAGCTCGCGCGCGCGGGGAGGACGACGCCACGGCGCGGATTAACGCCTTGCTCGCCATCATGACGACGCTCGAAGACACGTGCCTCTTGCATCGCGGCGGCACCGCCGCTCTACGAATCGCGCAAGAAGGCGCGCGTGCGGTGCTGGCGGCGGGAGGCTTCGCAACATCGCGCGGAGCGCACGCATTCTCCCTCCTCGATGCGGGGCTGCTTGCCCGTAACGCCTCCCCGGGCGGAGCCGCCGACCTGCTGGCTGCGGCGATCTTTCTTGACTCGATCGAGCGGCGGACGTGCGGGTAG
- a CDS encoding malonate decarboxylase holo-ACP synthase: MHKLRAHDLVRLAPRAVARIARSAPYWVERSLDAAPWAVVRRARVPGAVAIGVRGEHRDERFATELQIDDIACVLTPEGLLERPATRALDAFVALAAVARAGKEHGLRLGPTGSVGFELATGVACVSPRSDLDVVVRAHPSDPALRRFAEALRELPARVDVEIAFGEGCGVALEEALRAGPMLVKTPDGPRMRS, translated from the coding sequence ATGCATAAGCTCCGCGCTCACGATCTCGTGCGCCTCGCGCCGCGAGCCGTCGCGCGAATCGCCCGGAGTGCTCCGTACTGGGTCGAACGCAGTCTGGATGCCGCGCCGTGGGCGGTCGTCCGCAGGGCGCGGGTGCCGGGCGCCGTTGCAATCGGCGTCCGCGGCGAGCACCGGGACGAGCGCTTCGCAACGGAGCTGCAGATCGACGACATCGCATGCGTCCTCACGCCCGAAGGCTTGCTCGAGCGCCCCGCCACCAGAGCGCTCGATGCGTTCGTCGCGCTGGCGGCGGTAGCGCGCGCCGGCAAAGAGCACGGTTTGCGTCTGGGCCCGACGGGCTCCGTGGGATTCGAACTCGCCACCGGGGTGGCGTGCGTGTCTCCTCGGAGCGATCTCGATGTCGTCGTTCGCGCGCATCCGTCCGACCCGGCGTTGCGCCGGTTCGCCGAGGCGCTACGCGAACTGCCGGCGCGCGTCGATGTTGAAATTGCCTTCGGGGAGGGCTGCGGGGTCGCGCTGGAAGAGGCCCTGCGGGCGGGGCCGATGCTCGTGAAAACTCCCGACGGCCCGCGGATGCGTTCGTGA
- a CDS encoding biotin-independent malonate decarboxylase subunit gamma, translated as MSEEVSRGRAWFERFAAGGARADGLPASVLAADAPLDGLPVRWIAVVPAPQARFPRARSGEMGIDEAFGVAAAVRGVPPNSAIVALVDVPGQAFGIREEAIGLQRALAASVDAYVQARRSGHPVAALIVGKAISGAFLAHGMQAGWIGALDDPGVDVHVMSEPAVARVTRMQRGDLARIASEVPATARDIASFARLGAIDALFEVADPQAPTDEEYAALARALGAALRDGSGLRPPGERLNRPAAIQPRALARRVRDELAAGWDA; from the coding sequence GTGAGCGAAGAGGTTTCGCGCGGACGCGCGTGGTTCGAGCGCTTCGCGGCCGGCGGCGCGCGAGCCGATGGACTCCCCGCATCGGTGCTCGCTGCGGACGCGCCGCTCGACGGGTTGCCGGTGCGTTGGATCGCGGTCGTCCCCGCGCCGCAAGCGCGTTTCCCACGCGCGCGTTCGGGCGAGATGGGCATCGACGAAGCCTTTGGCGTTGCAGCGGCGGTGCGCGGCGTCCCGCCGAACTCGGCGATCGTGGCGCTGGTCGACGTTCCCGGCCAGGCATTCGGGATACGAGAGGAAGCGATCGGCCTGCAGCGCGCGCTGGCAGCATCGGTCGATGCCTACGTGCAAGCGCGCAGGAGCGGTCACCCCGTCGCGGCGTTGATCGTCGGTAAAGCGATATCCGGAGCGTTTCTCGCGCACGGCATGCAAGCCGGATGGATCGGCGCGTTGGATGACCCCGGCGTCGACGTCCACGTGATGTCGGAGCCGGCCGTCGCGCGCGTAACGCGCATGCAGCGCGGCGATCTCGCGCGCATCGCAAGCGAGGTCCCGGCAACCGCGCGAGATATTGCATCCTTTGCGCGTCTCGGCGCGATCGACGCGTTGTTCGAGGTTGCCGATCCGCAGGCGCCAACCGATGAAGAGTATGCTGCCCTCGCGCGCGCGCTCGGCGCGGCGCTGCGCGACGGCAGCGGTTTGCGCCCGCCCGGCGAGCGCCTCAACCGGCCGGCGGCGATCCAGCCCCGCGCTCTGGCGCGCCGCGTGCGCGACGAACTCGCGGCCGGCTGGGATGCATAA
- a CDS encoding biotin-independent malonate decarboxylase subunit beta, with translation MTPHIGDSYAERNARERARTLLDPGTFRELLDPFARMRSPYLAAQGVVSQSDDGVVVARGTLGGVRACVAATDGRFLGGAIGEIGGAKIAASLELARRDAERGTPTRVVLAFDSGGIRLQEANLGLLAIAEICDAVAALRTHQPVVAVIAGRVGVYGGMSIVTALCNEVIVTEGARVGLNGPDVVETEAGADEFDASNRPLVWKVTGGRRRFAQGHATALVADDMPDIRAAVEDAFVRNRPFVAIERPEFPDPGLEREAFLRAYGITP, from the coding sequence ATGACCCCACATATCGGCGATTCCTACGCGGAACGCAATGCTCGCGAGCGGGCTCGAACATTGCTCGATCCGGGCACGTTTCGTGAACTGCTCGATCCGTTTGCGCGCATGCGATCGCCGTATCTCGCCGCGCAAGGCGTCGTGTCGCAATCCGACGACGGCGTGGTCGTCGCACGCGGAACGCTCGGCGGGGTGCGTGCCTGCGTGGCGGCGACCGACGGCCGTTTCTTGGGCGGAGCGATCGGCGAGATCGGCGGCGCGAAGATCGCCGCATCGCTCGAACTCGCGCGGCGCGACGCAGAGCGCGGGACGCCCACGCGCGTGGTGCTCGCATTCGATAGCGGGGGCATTCGTCTGCAGGAAGCCAACCTCGGCTTGCTGGCCATCGCCGAAATCTGCGATGCGGTCGCCGCGTTGCGCACGCACCAGCCGGTTGTCGCGGTGATTGCGGGACGCGTCGGCGTCTACGGCGGCATGTCGATCGTCACCGCGCTCTGCAACGAGGTCATCGTGACCGAGGGCGCCCGCGTCGGCCTCAACGGTCCGGACGTGGTTGAAACGGAGGCCGGTGCCGACGAGTTCGACGCATCGAATCGTCCGTTGGTCTGGAAGGTGACGGGAGGGCGGCGCCGCTTCGCGCAAGGCCACGCTACCGCGCTGGTGGCCGACGACATGCCCGATATCCGCGCCGCAGTTGAAGATGCGTTCGTCCGGAACCGACCGTTCGTTGCGATCGAACGCCCGGAGTTTCCCGACCCCGGTTTGGAGCGCGAGGCGTTTTTGCGCGCGTACGGCATAACGCCGTGA
- a CDS encoding malonate decarboxylase subunit delta: METLTFTYPASAHVARRAHVGVVASGNCELLLEPSPEPSASVTVRTSVGGYATTWEAVLARFFARHSIAVRLEIDDFGATPAVVAMRLEQALEQAR, encoded by the coding sequence ATCGAGACGTTGACGTTTACCTATCCCGCATCCGCGCACGTCGCGCGGCGTGCCCACGTTGGGGTCGTGGCGTCGGGGAATTGCGAACTGCTCTTGGAGCCTTCGCCGGAGCCCTCGGCATCGGTGACCGTTCGCACGAGCGTGGGCGGGTACGCGACGACGTGGGAAGCCGTGTTGGCGCGGTTTTTCGCGCGCCATTCGATCGCGGTGCGATTGGAAATCGACGACTTCGGTGCGACGCCGGCGGTTGTCGCCATGCGCCTGGAACAGGCCCTGGAGCAGGCGCGATGA
- the mdcA gene encoding malonate decarboxylase subunit alpha produces MSAWDTRRIRKNQRLARAASYVRSGVFESGDAVAVLESVLEPGDRVCVEGNNQKQADLLSRALASVDPERVHDLHLLISVLGRPEHIELFERGIASQVDFSFSGPQSLRLAQQVADGRVRIGAIHTYLELFARYFVDLTPDIALVAADEADASGNLYTGANTEETPTIVEATAFRNGVVIAQVNRIVDRVTRVDVPGDWVDLVVVADRPYEIEPLFTRDPEQIDDVQILMAMMVVRGIYERHRVRTLNHGIGFDTAAIELILPTYGERLGLRGEICTNWVLNPHPTLIPAIESGWVQSVHSFGGELGMERYVAARPDVFFTGRDGSLRSNRALSQNAGMYATDLFIGSTLQMDPDANSSTATLGRIAGFGGAPNLGNDPRGRRHPSQAWLEMTSSTHEIRRGRKIVVQLVETFRESGVPTFVEHLDAVALGRMAGFPIAPVMIYGDDVTHVVTEEGIAYLYKARDVDERRAALAAIAGVTPVGLLADSTRTQELRRDGVVAFPEDLGVVRGEAKRSLLAARSIRDLVTWSGGLYEPPKRFRSW; encoded by the coding sequence GTGAGCGCTTGGGATACGCGCCGGATTCGAAAAAACCAGCGCCTGGCGCGCGCGGCGAGCTACGTCCGTTCCGGCGTTTTCGAAAGCGGCGATGCGGTCGCGGTCCTCGAGTCGGTCCTCGAGCCGGGCGACCGCGTGTGCGTCGAGGGCAACAATCAAAAGCAGGCGGACTTGCTCTCGCGGGCGCTCGCATCCGTCGATCCCGAACGCGTCCACGATCTCCATCTGTTGATCTCGGTCTTAGGCCGCCCCGAGCACATCGAGCTCTTCGAACGCGGTATCGCATCGCAGGTAGATTTTTCGTTCTCCGGCCCGCAATCGCTGCGGCTAGCGCAGCAGGTTGCCGACGGACGCGTGCGGATCGGCGCGATCCATACCTATCTCGAACTCTTCGCGCGGTATTTCGTCGATCTCACGCCGGATATCGCGCTCGTTGCCGCGGACGAAGCCGATGCGTCGGGGAACCTTTATACCGGGGCCAATACCGAGGAAACGCCCACCATCGTCGAGGCGACCGCGTTTCGTAACGGCGTGGTGATCGCGCAGGTCAACCGCATCGTCGATCGCGTCACGAGGGTGGACGTTCCGGGCGATTGGGTCGATCTGGTCGTCGTCGCGGACCGTCCGTACGAAATCGAACCGCTCTTTACGCGCGATCCCGAGCAGATCGACGACGTGCAAATTCTGATGGCGATGATGGTAGTGCGCGGCATCTACGAGCGGCATCGCGTACGCACGCTCAACCACGGCATCGGCTTCGATACCGCCGCAATCGAGTTGATTCTTCCGACCTACGGCGAACGATTGGGTTTGCGCGGCGAGATCTGCACGAACTGGGTGCTCAACCCGCATCCCACCCTGATTCCCGCGATCGAAAGCGGTTGGGTACAGAGCGTGCATAGCTTCGGGGGCGAGCTCGGCATGGAGCGGTACGTGGCCGCGCGCCCCGACGTCTTCTTTACCGGACGTGACGGATCGCTGCGTTCGAACCGCGCGCTCTCTCAAAATGCCGGAATGTACGCGACGGATCTCTTTATCGGCTCGACCTTGCAGATGGACCCCGACGCAAACTCTTCGACCGCAACGCTCGGGCGTATCGCGGGCTTCGGCGGTGCACCGAATCTGGGCAACGATCCGCGGGGCCGGCGCCACCCGTCGCAGGCGTGGCTCGAGATGACTTCGTCGACGCACGAGATTCGGCGCGGTCGCAAAATCGTCGTGCAACTGGTCGAGACGTTTCGCGAGAGTGGCGTGCCGACGTTCGTGGAGCATCTCGACGCGGTAGCACTCGGCCGGATGGCCGGTTTTCCGATCGCGCCCGTGATGATCTACGGCGATGACGTAACCCACGTCGTCACCGAAGAAGGCATTGCCTATCTCTACAAGGCTAGAGACGTCGACGAACGCCGTGCCGCTCTGGCCGCCATCGCCGGCGTCACGCCCGTCGGCCTGTTGGCCGATAGTACCCGCACGCAGGAACTGCGACGTGACGGCGTGGTTGCGTTTCCCGAAGATCTCGGGGTCGTGCGCGGCGAAGCGAAGCGCTCGCTCTTGGCCGCGCGTTCCATACGCGACCTCGTCACGTGGTCCGGCGGATTGTACGAGCCGCCGAAGCGATTTCGGAGCTGGTGA
- a CDS encoding M48 family metalloprotease yields the protein MFTRISTATALTLAFVAASLVPAAAYTQQQQQELAIGKQEYQQLAQQGKIVTQSPYYNILDPIARRIAQVADRQYFMPFHFVLVNDGGPNAFAVPGGNVYVTTSMMTFAQNKEELAGVLCHEVSHDIHHDVVNLNPKYQTIGLVGGILGALVGNSGLAQTVIGLGANAEAAKFSRQVETNADHAGAYTCARAGYNPWGMVWLMKRFESKPSGVPLEMLSDHPRDDHRVSDLEAEFRADPATFGRFNPNVSSATPL from the coding sequence ATGTTCACGAGAATTTCAACCGCAACCGCCCTAACGCTCGCGTTCGTAGCGGCATCCCTGGTCCCCGCCGCGGCATACACGCAGCAGCAACAGCAAGAACTCGCCATCGGAAAGCAAGAGTACCAGCAGTTGGCGCAGCAGGGCAAAATCGTGACCCAGTCGCCCTATTACAACATCCTAGACCCGATCGCGCGCCGCATCGCGCAGGTGGCCGACCGGCAATATTTCATGCCGTTCCATTTTGTATTAGTCAATGACGGCGGCCCAAACGCCTTCGCCGTGCCGGGTGGAAACGTGTACGTAACAACCTCGATGATGACGTTCGCGCAAAACAAAGAAGAACTGGCCGGCGTGCTGTGCCATGAAGTTTCGCACGATATCCATCACGACGTCGTCAATCTCAATCCGAAGTATCAAACCATCGGATTGGTCGGCGGCATTCTGGGTGCGTTGGTCGGCAATAGCGGCCTCGCGCAGACCGTGATCGGCCTTGGGGCCAACGCCGAAGCGGCCAAATTTTCGCGACAGGTCGAGACCAACGCCGACCACGCCGGAGCCTATACTTGCGCCCGGGCCGGATACAACCCGTGGGGCATGGTCTGGCTGATGAAACGCTTCGAAAGCAAGCCCAGCGGCGTGCCGTTGGAGATGCTCTCAGACCATCCGCGCGACGATCATCGCGTCTCCGATTTGGAAGCCGAATTTCGCGCCGATCCGGCCACTTTCGGACGCTTCAATCCAAACGTGAGTTCGGCAACGCCCCTGTAG
- the rplL gene encoding 50S ribosomal protein L7/L12: MAVAELINQIDQLTVLELADLVKQLEEKYGVSAAAPAAMMAAPVAAAPAAEKTEFDVILAEAGPEKIKVIKAVRELTSLGLTEAKAFVESAPKAVKEGVTKDEAESVKKKLEEAGAKVEIK; this comes from the coding sequence ATGGCAGTTGCAGAACTCATCAACCAAATCGATCAGCTCACCGTGCTCGAGCTTGCGGACCTCGTCAAGCAGCTCGAAGAGAAGTACGGCGTTTCGGCTGCGGCTCCGGCCGCGATGATGGCCGCACCGGTCGCCGCCGCACCGGCTGCCGAGAAGACCGAATTCGACGTGATCCTCGCGGAAGCGGGCCCGGAGAAGATCAAGGTCATCAAGGCCGTTCGCGAACTCACGAGCTTGGGTCTCACCGAAGCTAAAGCGTTCGTCGAGAGCGCTCCGAAGGCCGTCAAAGAAGGCGTCACCAAAGACGAAGCCGAGTCGGTCAAGAAGAAGCTGGAAGAAGCCGGCGCAAAGGTCGAAATCAAGTAA
- the rplJ gene encoding 50S ribosomal protein L10, producing MPTARKEAAVQDLRDRLAVSQNLFLTDFAGLTVEEITKLRGELRKDGSTYAVVKNTLFKIAAGEEITGHLDAYLAGPTGIVFAGTDPVAPAKAIKQFGDEAKKLGIKAAYIDGKFVDAKQVLALAALPPKSELLARLVGSLASPLRGLVTVLSGNQSGLVRVLNAIREQKDAAGSNA from the coding sequence ATGCCAACCGCACGTAAAGAAGCCGCGGTACAAGACCTTCGCGATCGGCTTGCCGTTTCGCAGAATCTGTTTCTGACCGACTTTGCCGGCCTCACCGTTGAAGAGATAACCAAACTTCGCGGCGAGCTGCGCAAGGACGGCAGCACGTATGCCGTCGTCAAGAACACGCTTTTCAAGATCGCTGCCGGTGAAGAGATCACCGGGCATCTCGATGCGTATCTTGCCGGCCCTACCGGTATCGTCTTCGCAGGCACCGACCCGGTCGCGCCTGCTAAAGCAATCAAACAGTTCGGCGATGAGGCTAAGAAACTCGGCATCAAGGCGGCGTATATCGACGGCAAGTTCGTCGATGCCAAACAAGTTCTGGCGCTCGCCGCGCTTCCGCCGAAATCCGAGCTGCTCGCCAGGCTCGTCGGTTCGCTTGCAAGCCCGTTGCGTGGTCTAGTGACCGTGCTCTCGGGCAATCAGAGCGGACTTGTCCGTGTGCTCAATGCTATCCGCGAGCAAAAAGATGCCGCGGGTTCGAACGCCTAA